In one Castor canadensis chromosome 15, mCasCan1.hap1v2, whole genome shotgun sequence genomic region, the following are encoded:
- the LOC109679513 gene encoding large ribosomal subunit protein eL27-like, with the protein MGKFMKPGKVVLVLARRYSGRKAVIVKNIDDGTSDRPYSHALVAGIDRYPRKVTAAMGKKKITKRSKIKSFVKVYNYNHLMPTRNSVDIPLDKTVVNKDVFRDPALKRKARREAKVKFEERYKTGKNKWFFQKLWF; encoded by the coding sequence ATGGGCAAATTCATGAAACCCGGGAAAGTGGTGCTGGTCCTAGCCCGACGCTACTCCGGACGCAAAGCCGTCATCGTGAAGAACATTGATGATGGCACCTCAGATCGCCCCTACAGCCATGCTCTGGTGGCTGGAATTGACCGATATCCTCGCAAAGTGACAGCTGCAATGGGCAAGAAGAAAATCACCAAGAGGTCAAAGATAAAGTCTTTCGTGAAAGTTTATAACTACAATCACCTTATGCCCACAAGGAACTCTGTGGACATCCCCTTGGACAAGACTGTTGTCAACAAGGATGTCTTTAGAGACCCAGCTCTTAAACGCAAAGCCAGACGGGAGGCCAAAGTCAAGTTCGAGGAGAGGTACAAGACCGGCAAGAATAAGTGGTTCTTCCAGAAGCTTTGGTTTTAG